A window of the Gemmatirosa kalamazoonensis genome harbors these coding sequences:
- a CDS encoding lipoate--protein ligase family protein, giving the protein MPPFRLLVTPPLPGPDNMALDDVLLDRARATGECVLRLYAWSSPTLSFGRHQKARGLYDPARLAERGVSTVRRPTGGRAVLHHREITYSVTAPLGALAPVGAPLRDAYARINRLLVAALRRLGVDAREAVPVGRAPHPDGAPCFEVPTGGELVLDGPAGAAKLVGSAQWQEQGALLQHGSILVDDDQSIVTRLTARPLPDVPPPATLRAALGRAPSLAETAAAFDAALRELEDPDPRPLDVDPPLRAALDRTRERYLDPDWTWRR; this is encoded by the coding sequence GTGCCGCCCTTCCGCCTGCTCGTCACCCCTCCGCTCCCCGGCCCCGACAACATGGCGCTCGACGACGTGCTGCTCGACCGCGCGCGGGCGACGGGCGAGTGCGTGCTGCGCCTGTACGCGTGGTCGTCTCCCACGCTGTCGTTCGGGCGGCACCAGAAGGCGCGCGGCCTGTACGATCCCGCGCGGCTGGCCGAGCGCGGCGTGTCCACGGTGCGTCGGCCGACGGGCGGGCGCGCCGTGCTGCACCACCGCGAGATCACCTACAGCGTCACCGCGCCGCTCGGCGCGCTCGCCCCGGTCGGCGCGCCGCTGCGCGACGCGTATGCGCGGATCAACCGCCTGCTCGTCGCCGCCCTGCGCAGGCTCGGCGTCGACGCGCGCGAGGCGGTCCCCGTCGGCCGGGCGCCGCATCCCGACGGAGCGCCCTGCTTCGAGGTGCCGACGGGCGGGGAGCTCGTGCTCGACGGCCCCGCCGGCGCCGCGAAGCTCGTCGGCAGCGCGCAGTGGCAGGAGCAGGGTGCGCTGTTGCAGCACGGCTCCATACTCGTCGATGACGACCAGTCGATCGTGACGCGCCTAACGGCCCGACCGTTGCCCGACGTGCCGCCGCCGGCGACGCTGAGAGCGGCGCTCGGCCGTGCGCCGTCGCTCGCCGAGACGGCCGCCGCGTTCGATGCCGCGCTGCGAGAGCTCGAAGATCCCGACCCGCGACCCCTCGATGTCGATCCGCCGCTGCGAGCCGCCCTCGACCGCACCCGTGAGCGCTATCTCGACCCCGACTGGACCTGGCGGCGCTGA
- the gcvP gene encoding aminomethyl-transferring glycine dehydrogenase, translated as MSTTSITAAPASADSFVPRHIGPDETEQRAMLAALGYDSLDAFIDAVVPAGIRLRKPLDLGAPRTEHDVLHEIRGLAARNQVWRSFIGMGYHATLTPPVVQRNVLENPGWYTAYTPYQAEIAQGRLEALLNYQTVVSDLTGLEIANASLLDEGTAAAEAMAMSYAVRGKPGKETYFVAADCHPQTIEVVQTRAAARGVHVVVGDHRTFEFTPDVFGALIQYPATDGGVYDYRAFCERAHAGQALVTAATDLLALTLLAPPGEWGADVAVGNSQRFGVPLGYGGPHAAFFATKDEFKRQIPGRIIGVSRDADGKPALRMALQTREQHIRREKATSNVCTAQVLLAVIAGMYAVWHGPRGLVRIAERVHGQAARLAASLERLGLHVRNDDFFDTVAVEVGAHGEEEILAAAAARRINLRVVEPGVIAAALDERTSDADVADLVAVFNGGASPEWADEELAVDARYDERFKRTSAFLTHPVFNTHHSETEMLRYLRMLESRDFSLVHGMIPLGSCTMKLNATAEMIPITWPEFGALHPFAPREQAEGYGELFRQLEHDLAEITGFAAVSLQPNAGSQGEYAGLLVIRRFHEANGEGHRNVCLIPQSAHGTNPASAVMAGFKVVVVGTAPNGNVDLDDLKAKAEQHSANLAALMITYPSTHGVFEEAIRDVCAIVHEHGGQVYMDGANMNAMVGLARPGDIGADVCHLNLHKTFCIPHGGGGPGMGPIGVAPQLVPFLPGHPVVPVGGARPIGPVSAAPWGSASILPISWVFIKMMGGEGLTLCSKLAILNANYIAKRLEGAFPVLYRGANGTVAHECIVDTRVVKQASGVEVEDIAKRLMDYGFHAPTVSFPVAGTLMIEPTESESKVELDRFCDALIAIREEIREVELGVADRTDNVLKNAPHPMTRVVADAWSHGYSREKAAFPTAATRERKFWPHVGRIESAYGDRHLVCACVPTEAYTDGYAASINQETD; from the coding sequence ATGTCCACGACCAGCATCACGGCCGCGCCCGCCTCGGCCGACAGCTTCGTCCCCCGCCACATCGGGCCGGACGAGACCGAGCAGCGCGCGATGCTCGCCGCGCTCGGCTACGACTCGCTCGACGCGTTCATCGACGCGGTCGTGCCGGCGGGGATCCGCCTGCGCAAGCCGCTCGACCTCGGCGCGCCGCGCACCGAGCACGACGTGCTGCACGAGATCCGCGGGCTCGCCGCGCGCAACCAGGTGTGGCGCTCGTTCATCGGCATGGGCTACCACGCGACGCTCACGCCGCCCGTCGTCCAGCGCAACGTGCTGGAGAACCCCGGCTGGTACACCGCCTACACGCCGTATCAGGCGGAGATCGCGCAGGGCCGCCTGGAGGCGCTGCTGAACTACCAGACCGTCGTGAGCGACCTCACGGGCCTCGAGATCGCGAACGCGTCGCTGCTCGACGAGGGCACCGCGGCGGCGGAAGCGATGGCGATGAGCTACGCCGTGCGCGGCAAGCCGGGGAAGGAGACGTATTTCGTCGCCGCCGACTGCCACCCGCAGACGATCGAGGTCGTGCAGACGCGCGCCGCGGCGCGCGGCGTCCACGTCGTCGTGGGCGACCACCGGACGTTCGAGTTCACGCCCGACGTGTTCGGCGCGCTGATCCAGTACCCGGCGACCGACGGCGGCGTGTACGACTACCGCGCGTTCTGCGAGCGCGCGCACGCGGGCCAGGCGCTCGTCACGGCGGCGACGGATCTGCTCGCGCTCACGCTGCTCGCGCCGCCCGGCGAGTGGGGCGCCGACGTCGCCGTCGGCAACTCGCAGCGGTTCGGCGTGCCGTTAGGCTATGGCGGACCGCACGCGGCGTTCTTCGCCACGAAGGACGAGTTCAAGCGGCAGATCCCGGGACGCATCATCGGCGTGTCGCGCGACGCGGACGGCAAGCCGGCGCTCCGCATGGCGCTGCAGACGCGCGAGCAGCACATCCGCCGCGAGAAGGCGACGAGCAACGTGTGCACCGCGCAGGTGCTGCTCGCCGTGATCGCCGGCATGTACGCGGTGTGGCACGGCCCCAGGGGGCTCGTGCGCATCGCGGAGCGCGTGCACGGTCAGGCGGCGCGCCTCGCGGCGTCGCTCGAGCGGCTCGGGCTCCACGTCCGCAACGACGACTTCTTCGACACGGTCGCGGTGGAGGTCGGCGCGCACGGTGAGGAGGAGATCCTGGCCGCCGCGGCGGCGCGGCGGATCAACCTGCGCGTCGTGGAGCCGGGCGTCATCGCCGCCGCGCTCGACGAGCGCACGAGCGACGCCGACGTGGCGGACCTCGTCGCCGTGTTCAACGGCGGCGCGTCGCCCGAATGGGCGGACGAGGAGCTCGCGGTGGACGCGCGCTACGACGAGCGGTTCAAGCGCACGAGCGCGTTCCTCACGCACCCGGTGTTCAACACGCACCACTCCGAGACGGAGATGCTGCGCTACCTCCGCATGCTGGAGTCGCGCGACTTCTCGCTCGTGCACGGCATGATCCCGCTCGGCTCGTGCACGATGAAGCTGAACGCGACGGCGGAGATGATCCCGATCACGTGGCCGGAGTTCGGCGCGCTGCATCCGTTCGCGCCGCGCGAGCAGGCGGAGGGCTACGGGGAGCTGTTCCGGCAGCTCGAGCACGACCTGGCCGAGATCACCGGCTTCGCCGCGGTGTCGCTGCAGCCGAACGCCGGGTCGCAGGGCGAGTACGCGGGGCTGCTCGTCATCCGCCGGTTCCACGAGGCGAACGGGGAAGGGCACCGCAACGTGTGCCTCATCCCGCAGAGCGCGCACGGCACGAACCCGGCGAGCGCGGTGATGGCGGGGTTCAAGGTCGTGGTGGTGGGCACGGCGCCTAACGGCAACGTCGACCTCGACGACCTGAAGGCGAAGGCCGAGCAGCACTCGGCCAACCTCGCGGCGCTGATGATCACCTATCCGTCGACGCACGGCGTGTTCGAGGAGGCGATCCGCGACGTCTGCGCGATCGTGCACGAGCACGGCGGGCAGGTGTACATGGACGGCGCGAACATGAACGCGATGGTGGGCCTCGCGCGGCCGGGCGACATCGGCGCCGACGTCTGCCACCTGAACCTGCACAAGACGTTCTGCATCCCGCACGGCGGCGGCGGACCGGGGATGGGCCCGATCGGCGTCGCGCCGCAGCTCGTGCCGTTCCTGCCGGGGCATCCTGTGGTGCCGGTCGGCGGGGCGCGTCCCATCGGGCCGGTGTCGGCGGCGCCGTGGGGGAGCGCGAGCATCCTGCCCATCTCGTGGGTGTTCATCAAGATGATGGGCGGCGAGGGGCTCACGCTGTGCAGCAAGCTCGCGATCCTGAACGCGAACTACATCGCGAAGCGGCTCGAGGGCGCATTCCCGGTGCTGTACCGCGGCGCGAACGGCACCGTCGCGCACGAGTGCATCGTCGACACGCGCGTCGTGAAGCAGGCGAGCGGCGTGGAGGTGGAGGACATCGCGAAGCGCCTCATGGACTACGGCTTCCACGCGCCGACGGTGAGCTTCCCGGTGGCCGGCACGCTCATGATCGAGCCGACGGAGAGCGAGTCGAAGGTGGAGCTCGATCGCTTCTGCGACGCGCTGATCGCGATCCGCGAGGAGATCCGCGAGGTGGAGCTGGGCGTCGCCGACCGCACCGACAACGTCCTGAAGAACGCGCCGCACCCGATGACGCGCGTGGTCGCGGACGCGTGGTCGCACGGGTACTCGCGCGAGAAGGCGGCGTTCCCGACGGCGGCGACGCGCGAGCGCAAGTTCTGGCCGCACGTGGGCCGCATCGAGAGCGCGTATGGCGACCGCCACCTCGTGTGCGCGTGCGTGCCGACGGAGGCCTATACCGACGGGTACGCGGCGTCGATCAATCAGGAGACGGACTGA
- the gcvH gene encoding glycine cleavage system protein GcvH has protein sequence MSEIRSELQYTKDHEYVRASDEDGVFYVGITDYAQGELGDVVYVELPEVGRTLDAHEVFGTIEAVKAVSELYSPLAGEVVEINGRLDGEPALVNSDPYGDGWMIKLRVTGDRSALLDSSAYASLIGE, from the coding sequence GTGTCGGAGATCCGGTCGGAGCTGCAGTACACGAAGGACCACGAGTACGTCCGCGCGAGCGACGAGGACGGCGTGTTCTACGTCGGCATCACCGACTACGCGCAGGGAGAGCTCGGCGACGTGGTCTACGTGGAGCTGCCCGAGGTCGGCCGCACGCTCGACGCGCACGAGGTGTTCGGCACCATCGAGGCGGTGAAGGCCGTCTCCGAGCTGTACTCGCCGCTCGCCGGCGAGGTCGTCGAGATCAACGGCCGCCTCGACGGCGAGCCCGCGCTCGTGAACAGCGACCCGTACGGCGACGGCTGGATGATCAAGCTGCGCGTGACGGGAGATCGATCCGCGCTCCTGGATTCGTCCGCCTACGCGAGCCTCATCGGCGAGTAA
- the coaE gene encoding dephospho-CoA kinase translates to MLLVGLTGNIASGKSTVSRLLAAQGATIIDADLLARDAVRPGTPAFQRIVARWGSEVLSPDGMLDRGALRSRVFHDPAELEALNAIVHPEVARLRDEAVAAAHERGDQVVVCDIPLLFERTLVDEFDVVVLVDAPRAVRLERLVRDRALRETDAMAMIAAQMPAELKRARADVVIDNDGTPAVLAERVVALWGDLQRRAMESTAELAVQREERREVRRVERVDHEAHVP, encoded by the coding sequence ATGCTACTCGTCGGGCTCACCGGCAACATCGCCAGCGGCAAGTCCACCGTCTCCCGCCTGCTCGCCGCGCAGGGGGCGACCATCATCGACGCCGACCTGCTCGCGCGCGACGCGGTGCGGCCGGGGACGCCCGCCTTCCAGCGGATCGTCGCGCGGTGGGGCTCCGAGGTGCTCTCACCCGATGGGATGCTCGACCGCGGCGCGCTGCGCTCGCGCGTGTTCCACGATCCCGCCGAGCTGGAGGCGCTGAACGCGATCGTGCATCCGGAGGTCGCGCGCCTGCGCGACGAGGCGGTGGCGGCGGCGCACGAGCGCGGCGACCAGGTCGTCGTGTGCGACATCCCGCTGCTGTTCGAGCGCACGCTCGTCGACGAGTTCGACGTCGTGGTGCTCGTCGACGCGCCGCGCGCGGTGCGGCTCGAGCGGCTCGTCCGCGATCGCGCGCTGCGCGAGACCGACGCGATGGCGATGATCGCCGCGCAGATGCCCGCGGAGCTGAAGCGCGCGCGCGCCGACGTCGTGATCGACAACGACGGCACGCCCGCCGTGCTCGCCGAACGCGTCGTCGCGCTGTGGGGCGACCTGCAGCGGCGCGCGATGGAGTCCACCGCGGAGCTCGCGGTGCAGCGCGAGGAGCGCCGCGAGGTGCGCCGCGTCGAACGCGTGGACCACGAGGCGCACGTTCCTTGA
- a CDS encoding thymidine kinase → MGDGFQTSGGWIEVIAGVMFSGKSEELIRRVRRAVIARKRVQVFKSHLDARYAGVYAVSSHDQRTVEAVPIDTSEQLLLRLDPLAHVVAVDEAQFLDDGIVRVATTLAERGRRVILAGTDTDFRGEPFGAMPQLMAVAESVDKLHAICVLCGAPASRNQRLIAGRPAPYDSPTIMVGAADSYEARCRACHQVPQPSDAQTKLI, encoded by the coding sequence GTGGGCGACGGCTTCCAGACGTCCGGCGGGTGGATCGAGGTGATCGCCGGCGTGATGTTCAGCGGCAAGAGCGAGGAGCTCATCCGGCGCGTGCGCCGCGCGGTCATCGCACGCAAGCGCGTGCAGGTCTTCAAGTCGCACCTCGACGCGCGCTACGCCGGCGTGTATGCGGTCTCGAGCCACGATCAGCGCACGGTCGAGGCGGTGCCCATCGACACGTCGGAGCAGCTGCTGCTGCGCCTCGATCCGCTCGCGCACGTCGTCGCGGTGGACGAGGCGCAGTTCCTCGACGACGGCATCGTGCGCGTCGCGACGACGCTCGCCGAGCGCGGACGGCGCGTGATCCTCGCGGGCACCGACACCGACTTCCGCGGCGAGCCGTTCGGCGCCATGCCGCAGCTCATGGCGGTCGCCGAGTCGGTGGACAAGCTCCACGCGATCTGCGTGCTGTGCGGAGCGCCGGCGAGCCGCAACCAGCGCCTCATCGCCGGCCGCCCCGCCCCCTACGACTCGCCGACGATCATGGTCGGCGCCGCGGACTCGTACGAGGCCCGGTGCCGCGCCTGCCATCAGGTGCCGCAGCCGTCCGACGCGCAGACCAAACTGATCTAG
- a CDS encoding DEAD/DEAH box helicase produces MDQQQPDERDAASAASAATGASRSQNVVYTLPHDWGLIPQFLAPALERVDRGAAGTQLLVVTPDAETALAVASAALTVRDDPASRPALVPVTRAERVARLARVGAPPAIAGAPDALAALVRSSALKLDAVRTVIFAWADAILDAPAAAELETVLAEIPKDAARVLVSTEMTPDVEALIERHLRRPRRVAPAAGGAAPRAVALSYLPVTSAARPAALRRVLDELDPPSATVVVTSDASDAEARRTLRALGYGPGEPSADDAAATSGPDVRVVRADPTLAENVSLVVLFDVPTDRAVLDRIATARPAQIVALAQPRQLEALRALAGGAITPLALPDHTRAARGRDDALRAELRLVLDAGVPHRELVALEPLLDEYDGVQLAAAAVRLLERERARRASASVPAASGASAPAAESTSGTTRLFVSVGGKDGVRPGDLVGAIAGEAGISSDRIGKIEVRDAFSLVEVASADAARVIEKVNGISIRGRRAAVRQERERGAGGSGGGAGERRAPAGDRRGAPERRGSGERRGGGGGGGGGRAFDARRDGPRGFGAPDDRGVRERAEQRDEWAARAERLRNSRRDVGEADADRAADRAADRAADRAPEGDAMDQDES; encoded by the coding sequence GTGGACCAGCAGCAACCCGACGAGCGAGATGCCGCGTCTGCCGCGTCTGCCGCGACCGGCGCGTCGCGCAGCCAGAACGTGGTGTACACGCTCCCCCACGACTGGGGGCTCATCCCCCAGTTCCTCGCGCCGGCGCTCGAGCGCGTGGATCGCGGCGCCGCCGGCACGCAGCTGCTCGTCGTGACGCCGGATGCGGAGACGGCGCTGGCCGTCGCGAGCGCGGCGCTCACGGTGCGCGACGATCCCGCGTCGCGTCCCGCGCTCGTGCCCGTGACGCGCGCCGAGCGCGTCGCGCGCCTCGCCCGCGTCGGCGCGCCGCCCGCGATCGCCGGCGCGCCCGACGCGCTCGCGGCGCTCGTGCGCTCGTCCGCCCTCAAGCTCGACGCCGTGCGCACGGTGATCTTCGCGTGGGCGGACGCGATCCTCGACGCGCCCGCGGCGGCGGAGCTGGAGACCGTGCTCGCCGAGATCCCGAAGGATGCGGCGCGCGTGCTCGTGAGCACGGAGATGACACCCGACGTCGAGGCGCTCATCGAGCGCCACCTGCGCCGGCCGCGCCGCGTCGCTCCGGCGGCGGGGGGCGCGGCACCGCGCGCGGTCGCGCTGTCGTACCTCCCGGTGACCAGCGCCGCGCGTCCCGCCGCGCTGCGTCGGGTGCTCGACGAGCTCGACCCACCGTCGGCGACGGTGGTCGTGACGAGCGACGCGTCCGACGCCGAGGCGCGGCGCACCCTGCGCGCGTTAGGCTACGGCCCGGGCGAGCCGTCCGCTGACGATGCGGCGGCAACGTCGGGCCCCGACGTGCGCGTGGTGCGCGCCGACCCGACGCTCGCCGAGAACGTGTCGCTCGTCGTGCTGTTCGACGTGCCGACCGACCGTGCGGTGCTCGACCGCATCGCGACGGCACGGCCGGCGCAGATCGTCGCGCTCGCGCAGCCGCGGCAGCTCGAGGCGCTGCGCGCGCTCGCCGGCGGCGCCATCACACCGCTCGCCCTCCCCGACCACACGCGCGCCGCGCGCGGCCGCGACGACGCGCTGCGCGCCGAGCTGCGGCTCGTGCTCGACGCGGGCGTGCCGCACCGCGAGCTGGTCGCGCTGGAGCCGCTGCTCGACGAGTACGACGGCGTGCAGCTCGCCGCCGCGGCCGTGCGACTGCTCGAGCGTGAGCGCGCGCGGCGGGCCTCGGCGAGCGTGCCCGCGGCGAGCGGCGCCTCCGCGCCGGCGGCGGAATCGACGAGCGGCACGACGCGGCTGTTCGTCAGCGTCGGCGGCAAGGACGGCGTGCGCCCAGGGGATCTCGTCGGCGCGATCGCGGGTGAGGCCGGGATCTCGAGCGATCGCATCGGCAAGATCGAGGTGCGCGACGCGTTCTCGCTCGTCGAGGTCGCGTCGGCCGACGCGGCGCGCGTGATCGAGAAGGTGAACGGCATCTCCATCCGCGGCCGACGCGCCGCCGTTAGGCAGGAGCGCGAGCGCGGCGCGGGTGGCAGCGGCGGCGGCGCCGGCGAGCGGCGCGCGCCGGCGGGCGACCGGCGGGGCGCACCGGAGCGCCGCGGCAGCGGCGAGCGGCGGGGCGGTGGTGGCGGCGGCGGTGGCGGTCGTGCGTTCGACGCTCGGCGCGATGGTCCGCGCGGCTTCGGTGCGCCCGACGACCGCGGCGTGCGCGAGCGCGCCGAGCAGCGCGACGAGTGGGCGGCGCGCGCCGAGCGGCTGCGCAACTCGCGTCGCGACGTCGGCGAGGCCGACGCCGATCGCGCGGCCGATCGCGCGGCCGACCGTGCCGCCGATCGTGCGCCCGAGGGCGACGCCATGGACCAGGACGAGAGCTGA
- a CDS encoding Lrp/AsnC family transcriptional regulator, translating into MITTIVLMKAEPKTLTQAATRIAGFEGVQEVYSVSGEWDLVAIVRVTEYEKIADVVTHQIASVPGIERTMTLTAFRAYSKKDLEQAWDIGVE; encoded by the coding sequence GTGATCACGACGATCGTCCTCATGAAGGCGGAGCCGAAGACGCTCACGCAGGCCGCGACGCGCATCGCGGGATTCGAGGGCGTGCAGGAGGTCTACTCGGTGTCGGGCGAGTGGGACCTCGTGGCGATCGTGCGCGTGACCGAGTACGAGAAGATCGCCGACGTCGTGACGCACCAGATCGCGAGCGTGCCCGGCATCGAGCGCACGATGACGCTCACCGCGTTCCGCGCGTACTCGAAGAAGGACCTGGAGCAGGCCTGGGACATCGGCGTCGAGTAG
- a CDS encoding PEP-CTERM sorting domain-containing protein (PEP-CTERM proteins occur, often in large numbers, in the proteomes of bacteria that also encode an exosortase, a predicted intramembrane cysteine proteinase. The presence of a PEP-CTERM domain at a protein's C-terminus predicts cleavage within the sorting domain, followed by covalent anchoring to some some component of the (usually Gram-negative) cell surface. Many PEP-CTERM proteins exhibit an unusual sequence composition that includes large numbers of potential glycosylation sites. Expression of one such protein has been shown restore the ability of a bacterium to form floc, a type of biofilm.) yields MNRLRRAQQIGLGVAVALFAMASRASAQCLTNAGTQVGNPALGATVGTFIGLGIDPNTTCIENGLWTDPSGFVFGSYVKGAEGAGFGYDPTSLGAYNGANLGSIAANANARDFYWVQDVGGCGSYGGVGGNCPSNGIIWDLGGQANQLAVFVFVDHGPIPLEVLENTAWLSNDPNAADAGWTQASLVHVYGGGWSPDPNIADGFVAVYQLAGGATFRYASVTWGGPGAIQRDGDNEIDAVGGLTARGCGVNGVNCGTVPEPMTTSLLGGGLALLSLGALRRRRA; encoded by the coding sequence ATGAATCGACTCAGGAGAGCGCAGCAGATCGGGCTGGGCGTGGCCGTCGCACTCTTCGCGATGGCGAGTCGGGCGAGCGCGCAGTGCCTGACCAACGCCGGCACTCAGGTCGGGAATCCGGCGCTGGGTGCCACCGTGGGCACGTTCATCGGGCTAGGCATCGACCCGAACACGACGTGCATCGAGAACGGGCTGTGGACCGACCCGTCGGGCTTCGTCTTCGGCAGCTACGTGAAGGGGGCCGAAGGAGCCGGCTTCGGGTACGACCCGACGTCGCTCGGCGCGTACAACGGAGCGAATCTGGGATCGATCGCCGCGAACGCGAATGCCCGCGACTTCTACTGGGTGCAGGACGTCGGCGGCTGCGGCAGCTACGGCGGCGTCGGCGGCAACTGCCCGTCGAACGGGATCATCTGGGACCTCGGCGGCCAGGCGAACCAGCTCGCGGTCTTCGTGTTCGTCGACCACGGGCCGATCCCGCTGGAAGTGCTGGAGAACACCGCGTGGCTGTCGAACGACCCGAACGCGGCGGACGCCGGGTGGACCCAGGCATCGCTCGTCCACGTGTACGGGGGCGGCTGGTCGCCCGACCCGAACATCGCGGACGGCTTCGTCGCCGTCTACCAGCTCGCCGGCGGTGCGACGTTCCGCTACGCCTCGGTGACGTGGGGCGGCCCCGGCGCGATCCAGCGTGACGGCGACAACGAGATCGACGCGGTGGGCGGCCTGACGGCGCGCGGCTGCGGCGTCAACGGCGTCAACTGCGGCACGGTGCCGGAGCCGATGACCACCTCGCTCCTCGGCGGCGGCCTCGCCCTTCTGAGCCTCGGCGCCCTGCGCCGTCGTCGCGCCTAA
- a CDS encoding ATP-binding protein, whose amino-acid sequence MTESTPVGRVVATERKPNTAFEFHFWTALDASVGIGTIVKVVGRTPVEGQIPTVYGVVTEGFAYTDLQTPLHDVLGHDGTPDAASWVTSDRAEIRLYTAAVLRQVPEEPLQPVPMGDVFVADDADVAIALRMDGYLKDGARTAIPVGLYRSGGTESPVYLDADFLVGPEAAHLNITGVSGLATKTSAVEWLLSSLFTHFPAQKGSIAAVCFNVKGPDLLFMDQPPAPGRLDEKDLALYERLEVPATPFDRVRYFAPYSAKGFTLATLRSNDALQDNVSPLTWGLREVLQFAEVLLNKDDVDAKADALIDFIKERVIDREFTDGLLKRPYRVTTFAELEEWFRDLLIAIEGKGGGDTWRTHHVATIRKVRNRLTNIALRCQGLVSDGGEVSDLPFGSFEDRAVYVIDVANLEEDAQDLIFARVVSKLREHLERRDLGVKHVVVFVDELNKYAPGDGPDTYVRKMLLDIAERGRYLGLVLFSAQQFRSQVHRRVVGNSGTALYGRMDGDELATPGYAVLSPAVKTKLATLDKGQLMIRHPHFTQPIFVRFPRPAVMTGRDGAERFPQAEEPTLEASVTRALRRLDASVTLDWVKDTIAFYDEREVLKARDRTLHARPSDVRAFFKSQFRAVVPPKAAAVPAAPGVSRLRSTPSDDPYGF is encoded by the coding sequence GTGACTGAATCGACTCCCGTCGGCCGCGTCGTCGCGACCGAGCGAAAGCCCAACACCGCGTTCGAGTTCCACTTCTGGACGGCGCTCGACGCGAGCGTCGGCATCGGGACGATCGTGAAGGTCGTCGGCCGCACGCCGGTGGAGGGACAGATCCCGACGGTGTACGGCGTCGTCACCGAGGGGTTCGCGTACACCGACCTCCAGACACCGCTGCACGACGTGCTGGGGCACGACGGCACGCCCGACGCCGCGAGCTGGGTGACGAGCGACCGTGCGGAGATCCGGCTGTACACCGCCGCGGTGCTGCGACAGGTGCCGGAGGAGCCGTTGCAGCCGGTGCCGATGGGCGACGTGTTCGTGGCCGACGACGCGGACGTCGCGATCGCGCTGCGCATGGACGGCTACCTGAAGGACGGCGCGCGCACCGCGATCCCGGTCGGCCTCTATCGCTCCGGCGGCACCGAGAGCCCCGTGTACCTCGACGCCGACTTCCTCGTCGGGCCGGAAGCGGCGCACCTCAACATCACGGGCGTGTCCGGACTCGCGACGAAGACGAGCGCCGTCGAGTGGCTGCTGTCGTCGCTGTTCACGCACTTCCCGGCGCAGAAAGGGTCGATCGCGGCGGTGTGCTTCAACGTGAAGGGACCCGACCTGCTGTTCATGGACCAGCCGCCGGCGCCCGGGCGGCTCGACGAGAAGGACCTCGCGCTGTACGAGCGACTCGAGGTGCCGGCGACGCCGTTCGACCGCGTGCGCTACTTCGCGCCGTACTCGGCGAAGGGCTTCACGCTCGCCACGCTGCGATCGAACGACGCGCTGCAGGACAACGTGAGCCCGCTCACGTGGGGGCTGCGCGAGGTGCTGCAGTTCGCCGAGGTGCTGCTGAACAAGGACGACGTCGACGCGAAGGCGGACGCGCTGATCGACTTCATCAAGGAGCGCGTGATCGACCGCGAGTTCACCGACGGGCTCCTGAAGCGCCCGTACCGCGTGACGACGTTCGCCGAGCTGGAGGAGTGGTTCCGCGACCTGCTGATCGCGATCGAGGGGAAGGGGGGCGGCGACACCTGGCGCACGCACCACGTGGCGACGATCCGCAAGGTGCGCAACCGACTCACGAACATCGCGCTCCGCTGCCAGGGGCTCGTCTCCGACGGCGGCGAGGTGTCGGACCTCCCGTTCGGGAGCTTCGAGGACCGAGCGGTGTACGTCATCGACGTCGCGAACCTCGAGGAGGACGCGCAGGACCTCATCTTCGCGCGCGTCGTCTCCAAGCTCCGCGAGCACCTGGAGCGGCGCGACCTCGGGGTGAAGCACGTCGTCGTCTTCGTCGACGAGTTGAACAAGTACGCGCCCGGCGACGGCCCGGACACCTACGTCCGGAAGATGCTCCTCGACATCGCGGAGCGCGGCCGGTACCTGGGACTCGTGCTGTTCAGCGCCCAGCAGTTCCGGTCGCAGGTGCACCGGCGCGTGGTGGGCAACTCGGGGACGGCGCTCTACGGCCGCATGGACGGCGACGAGCTCGCGACGCCGGGCTACGCGGTGCTGAGCCCGGCCGTGAAGACGAAGCTCGCGACGCTCGACAAGGGCCAGCTGATGATCCGCCACCCGCACTTCACGCAGCCGATCTTCGTGCGCTTCCCGCGTCCCGCCGTGATGACGGGACGCGACGGCGCGGAGCGCTTCCCGCAGGCCGAGGAGCCGACGCTCGAGGCCAGCGTGACGCGCGCGCTGCGGCGGCTGGATGCGAGCGTGACGCTCGACTGGGTGAAGGACACGATCGCGTTCTACGACGAGCGCGAGGTGCTGAAGGCGCGCGACCGGACGCTGCACGCGCGGCCGTCGGACGTGCGCGCGTTCTTCAAGTCGCAGTTCCGCGCCGTGGTGCCGCCGAAGGCCGCCGCGGTGCCGGCGGCGCCCGGGGTGTCGCGGCTCCGCTCGACGCCGTCGGACGACCCGTACGGGTTCTGA